One window from the genome of Deltaproteobacteria bacterium encodes:
- a CDS encoding TatD family hydrolase, with translation MIDSHCHTAGKEFDADRDAVLARAWQAGLTQLIVIGAGDGLEGNAGACALADREPRVMATVGIHPHDAALYTADTLDTIRVLARTRRVVAIGEIGLDYHYTHAPAATQQGAFRAQLALAAELNLPVAIHTREADTDILTILRDTTPRPHGVIHCFTGTLAFAQQCLDLGFYLSIPGVLTFKKSDTLRDTIRQLPPDRLLIETDSPYLAPVPYRGKRNEPAYIVETLNTLAPLLNLSPDACAQLTTANTRRCFNLPTPTVNY, from the coding sequence ATGATTGACTCGCATTGCCACACTGCTGGGAAGGAGTTCGATGCCGATCGCGACGCGGTGCTCGCGCGCGCATGGCAGGCGGGGCTCACGCAACTCATCGTGATCGGCGCGGGCGATGGCTTGGAAGGCAATGCCGGCGCGTGCGCGCTGGCCGACCGCGAACCGCGCGTCATGGCCACCGTCGGCATCCACCCCCACGACGCCGCGCTCTACACGGCAGACACCCTCGACACCATCCGCGTCCTCGCCCGCACCCGCCGCGTCGTCGCGATCGGCGAGATCGGCCTCGACTATCATTACACGCACGCCCCGGCCGCCACGCAACAGGGAGCGTTCCGCGCCCAACTCGCGCTCGCCGCCGAACTGAACCTCCCGGTCGCCATCCACACCCGCGAGGCCGATACGGACATCCTGACCATCCTCCGCGACACCACGCCACGACCGCACGGCGTGATCCACTGCTTCACCGGCACGCTCGCGTTCGCGCAGCAATGCCTCGACCTCGGCTTCTACCTCTCCATTCCCGGCGTCCTCACGTTCAAAAAATCCGACACCTTGCGCGACACCATCCGCCAACTCCCACCCGACCGCCTACTCATCGAAACCGACAGCCCCTACCTCGCCCCCGTCCCCTACCGCGGCAAACGCAACGAGCCCGCCTATATCGTCGAGACCCTCAACACCCTTGCCCCGCTGCTCAACCTCTCCCCCGACGCCTGCGCCCAGCTCACCACCGCCAACACCCGCCGCTGCTTCAACCTCCCCACACCAACTGTTAACTACTAA